A stretch of the Argentina anserina chromosome 6, drPotAnse1.1, whole genome shotgun sequence genome encodes the following:
- the LOC126797909 gene encoding auxin-responsive protein IAA16, giving the protein MNSTAAMAGGVTEAGRKYSLINFEETELRLGLPGALKDGDQGVKSGNNGKRGFLETVDLKLNFSSGNDDQNRSAGDGQVEIKKEADASAAPAPRAKAQVVGWPPVRSFRKNIVTVQKKSTDQDQAEKTGSTSTSAAFVKVSMDGAPYLRKVDLKLYQSYQELSTALGKMFSSFTIGNCGSQGMKDFMNESKLIDLLNGSEYVPTYEDKDGDWMLVGDVPWEMFVDSCKRLRIMKGSEAIGLAPRAVEKFKNRS; this is encoded by the exons ATGAATAGTACTGCAGCCATGGCTGGTGGTGTTACGGAGGCGGGCCGGAAGTACAGCCTGATAAACTTTGAAGAGACGGAGCTGCGTCTAGGGTTGCCGGGTGCGCTGAAAGACGGCGACCAAGGCGTGAAGAGCGGTAATAATGGGAAGAGAGGGTTTTTGGAGACGGTTGATTTGAAGCTCAACTTTTCGTCGGGAAACGATGATCAGAATCGGTCGGCTGGAGATGGTCAGGTGGAGATCAAGAAGGAGGCGGATGCTTCTGCAGCTCCTGCTCCTCGTGCAAA GGCTCAAGTTGTGGGTTGGCCACCAGTCCGTTCATTCCGAAAGAACATTGTAACTGTCCAGAAGAAGAGCACAGATCAGGATCAGGCTGAAAAGACCGGCAGCACTAGTACTAGTGCGGCCTTTGTAAAAGTGAGTATGGATGGGGCACCATACTTGCGCAAAGTCGATTTGAAGTTGTACCAAAGCTACCAAGAGCTTTCTACTGCCCTAGGAAAAATGTTCAGCTCCTTCACTATTG GTAACTGTGGGTCACAAGGAATGAAGGATTTCATGAACGAAAGCAAACTGATAGACCTTCTGAATGGTTCTGAGTATGTGCCTACTTATGAAGACAAAGATGGAGATTGGATGCTTGTGGGAGATGTACCATGGGA GATGTTCGTCGATTCATGCAAACGCTTGCGAATAATGAAGGGATCCGAGGCAATCGGACTTG CACCGAGAGCCGTGGAGAAGTTCAAGAACAGAAgttga